From a single Nicotiana tomentosiformis chromosome 2, ASM39032v3, whole genome shotgun sequence genomic region:
- the LOC117274318 gene encoding uncharacterized protein gives MPKSSQTPSKSKLSSKAEAKSKIMKPKSKKSAKLSSEPILTPAPSPSISSTVPASSSYVPAALTIPTSTASPLPKPTTHAPEPTAKNTSKSIKFKATPRKSVKKVPDAVTKVDTVVKESVVQGESVPVIANQVQNPHSKLDVLVSNIYVAPLDSLPSTSEKPKVEEFTVENGVCDMGKEVDTTTVGPVVEGERSKEPMQKEASDSLSFSWTENEDDDGVNEEENSENKGASGDEKESDTDDKIGKQVNDSAEEENHSEVEDNSESEGEDQEKVSESEGVDEESEEENKNLSEKSEGFMPNGNTVIAPSEETGEEKRTQKPRSLLTPFTGDEEVRSAKKPRKKVSIVEPMVELDGEDESESASLTKSSTPKRKVAKVTKTAMPSARTSRENTRKNVPAAVDRLTEFRNR, from the exons ATGCCTAAATCCAGTCAAACCCCCTCTAAATCCAAATTATCATCCAAGGCTGAAGCAAAATCCAAAATCATGAAGCCCAAATCAAAGAAAAGTGCCAAGCTATCAAGTGAACCTATACTAACACCTGCTCCTTCTCCTTCAATATCTTCCACTGTACCTGCATCATCATCCTATGTTCCTGCTGCTCTCACCATTCCCACCTCCACTGCATCCCCACTTCCAAAACCAACCACCCATGCACCTGAGCCTACTGCGAAAAATACCTCTAAGTCAATCAAGTTCAAGGCTACTCCAAGAAAATCTGTCAAGAAAGTGCCTGATGCTGTTACTAAGGTAGACACAGTGGTCAAGGAATCTGTGGTTCAGGGGGAATCGGTGCCAGTCATTGCTAATCAGGTACAAAATCCTCATTCAAAATTAGATGTTTTGGTATCTAATATATATGTTGCACCCTTAGACTCTCTCCCATCCACGAGTGAGAAACCAAAAGTAGAAGAATTCACCGTAGAAAATGGTGTATGTGATATGGGGAAAGAGGTAGATACTACTACTGTGGGGCCTGTGGTTGAGGGGGAAAGAAGTAAAGAACCAATGCAAAAGGAGGCATCTGATAGTCTTTCATTTAGCTGGACGGAGAATGAGGATGATGATGGgg TTAATGAAGAAGAAAACTCTGAGAATAAGGGAGCATCTGGAGATGAGAAGGAGAGTGATACGGATGATAAGATAGGTAAACAAGTAAATGATTCTGCAGAAGAAGAAAATCATAGTGAAGTTGAGGACAATTCTGAGAGTGAGGGTGAGGATCAAGAAAAAGTAAGTGAGAGTGAAGGAGTGGATGAAGAGAGTGAGGAAGAGAATAAGAATTTGAGTGAAAAGTCTGAAGGCTTTATGCCCAATGGGAACACTGTCATAGCCCCTTCAGAAGAAACTGGTGAAGAGAAAAGGACTCAGAAACCTAGGTCTCTGCTAACTCCTTTCACTGGAGATGAAGAGGTTAGAAGTGCCAAGAAGCCAAGGAAGAAGGTCTCAATTGTGGAACCTATGGTTGAGCTGGATGGAGAGGATGAGTCTGAGTCTGCCTCGCTAACTAAGTCCTCTACACCAAAGAGAAAGGTTGCCAAAGTTACAAAAACTGCTATGCCTTCTGCAAGGACCAGTAGGGAAAATACAAGAAAGAATGTGCCGGCTGCAGTTGATCGACTCACAGAGTTCAGGAACAGATAA